One window of the Bubalus bubalis isolate 160015118507 breed Murrah chromosome 8, NDDB_SH_1, whole genome shotgun sequence genome contains the following:
- the LOC102397890 gene encoding 60S ribosomal protein L39-like: MSSHKTFRIKRFLAKKQKQNRPIPQWIRMKTGNKIRYNSKRRHWRRSKLGL; this comes from the coding sequence ATGTCTTCTCACAAGACTTTCAGGATCAAGCGATTCCTGgccaagaaacaaaagcagaatcGTCCCATTCCTCAATGGATTCGGATGAAAACTGGCAATAAAATCAGGTACAACTCCAAGAGAAGACATTGGAGAAGAAGCAAGCTGGGTCTATAA